From the Psilocybe cubensis strain MGC-MH-2018 chromosome 9, whole genome shotgun sequence genome, one window contains:
- a CDS encoding Calcium-dependent protein kinase 4, which translates to MESPPLKVTFSFKAGQGGSGDPERREFWDSPDTIEWFKLRGYTLYQRGYATYSTGATLPTDSSYPVFPPESDSEFVDVEYPYSSYDVRVNVWEGFPPQPPLGACETTGKVVFAQDTHKRHVAIKIVHADTDEYRVLRFLNQQNLEVLKKSCILPVLELLPNDGFWFAVMPRWGPDLFRPSFTYMFEIIEIMHSCLKGLSYLHEHNIVHGDIRFENVLLSHFSNMSNEDFNDINVWCKERRENRVIRYALCDYDLSIMFPPTANKTECRLPHYESWGTFNLSYDTAGGEYDYDPFALDVGGLGVQFAQNFGLAAAKIHFLAPLIDKMTTWDISQRFTASEALIFFEERLAEVPEEELRDYIGAISPHKAYLEWDIWARVPAEVAEDWKSYRTPPIPWHLQTFRFLDRHLSRLNPYILPKTRFYLSCLASVFKTVYSFVFSSKIAI; encoded by the exons ATGGAG TCACCTCCCCTCAAAGTCACATTTTCTTTCAAGGCAGGACAAGGTGGTTCTGGCGATCCAGAGCGTCGGGAGTTCTGGGACTCCCCTGATACCATCGAATGGTTTAAGCTCCGAGGATACACTCTGTACCAGCGTGGATACGCTACCTATTCGACGGGGGCAACATTGCCAACGGACTCGTCGTATCCTGTCTTCCCCCCGGAGTCCGACAGCGAATTTGTTGATGTCGAGTATCCATATTCATCGTATGATGTTAGGGTCAATGTCTGGGAGGGTTTCCCACCTCAACCTCCCCTTGGCGCCTGTGAGACGACT GGAAAAGTTGTGTTTGCACAAGACACGCATAAGCGACATGTTGCGATTAAAATTGTGCATGCTGACACGGACGAGTACCGTGTGCTACGATTTTTGAACCAGCAGAACCTCGAGGTTTTGAAGAAGAGCTGCATCCTTCCTGTCCTGGAATTGCTACCCAATGATGGATTCTGGTTTGCTGTTATGCCGAG atGGGGGCCGGATCTTTTTCGTCCTTCCTTTACCTATATGTTCGAAATCATTGAGATCATGCATTCATGCTTGAAA GGATTAAGCTATCTTCACGAACATAATATCGTTCACGGG GACATCAGGTTTGAGAACGTGTTGTTAAGCCATTTTTCCAACATGTCAAATGAAGATTTCAACGATATAAATGTATGGTGTAAAGAGCGTCGAGAGAATAGGGTAATCCGATACGCCCTTTGCGACTACGATCTCTCGATTATGTTTCCGCCTACAGCGAATAAAACGGAATGCCGACTCCCCCATTACGAATCCTGGGGCACGTTCAATCTAAGCTACGATACAGCAGGTGGGGAGTACGACTATGATCCGTTTGCTTTGGATGTGGGTGGGCTTGGTGTACAATTTGCTCAGAATTTCGGC CTTGCAGCAGCGAAGATTCACTTTCTGGCACCATTGATCGATAAGATGACAACATGGGATATCAGTCAACGATTCACGGCATCGGAGGCtctcatattttttgaaGAACGTCTAGCGGAAGTTCCAGAAGAGGAACTCCGTGATTACATCGGAGCTATTAGCCCCCATAAGGCCTATTTAGAATGGGACATATGGGCTCGTGTTCCTGCAGAAGTTGCAGAAGATTGGAAATCATACAGGACCCCACCCATCCCTTGGCATCTACAAACATTCCGCTTCTTGGACCGACACTTGTCAAGATTGAACCCCTATATCCTCCCTAAGACCCGGTTCTACCTCTCGTGTCTGGCATCTGTGTTTAAAACAGTTTACAGTTTTGTTTTCTCCTCAAAAATTGCGATTTAA
- a CDS encoding Amino-acid transporter arg-13, giving the protein METSPDALIDGLANESTLIRAVKDIAYGSAAGMVSKVFEHPFDLTKVRLQSQVLDSTARFSGPIDCLTQTWKKEGVRGLYRGLPAPVVGAMAENASLFVAYGEFQNVIRRVTNRTSDEKLPLYHLALAAAGAGAVTSFILTPIELVKCKMQVQMLVPATASPATPRSLPGPFSILFSVIRTTGLRGLWLGQTGTLIRETGGTAAWFGTKEYIAGVLLARRRRLEESSGASGQTSMTLRPWESALSGACAGAAFNFALFPADTVKSAMQTAEELRPAGASAPKPTFGGTFMAMYRAQGIKGLYAGCGITVARSIPSSAIIFLIYDGLRKHFG; this is encoded by the exons ATGGAGACATCCCCAGACGCGCTGATAGATGGTTTAGCCAACGAGTCGACGCTCATCCGCGCTGTGAAAGACATTGCCTACGGTAGC GCTGCAGGCATGGTGTCGAAAGTCTTCGAACACCCGTTTGACCTGACGAAAGTCCGGCTCCAATCTCAGGTCCTCGACTCGACGGCGAGGTTTAGCGGTCCTATTGACTGCCTCACGCAGACATGGAAGAAGGAGGGGGTTAGGGGTCTGTATAGG GGCCTGCCAGCACCCGTCGTAGGTGCCATGGCTGAGAACGCTTCCCTCTTCGTCGCCTATGGCGAATTCCAAAACGTCATCCGCCGCGTCACGAATCGTACTTCTGACGAGAAGCTCCCACTTTACCACCTAGCACTTGCAGCAGCAGGTGCCGGAGCTGTAACCAGCTTTATCCT CACACCGATTGAACTGGTGAAATGTaaaatgcaagtgcagaTGCTCGTCCCGGCGACTGCCTCCCCTGCGACACCCCGCAGCCTACCAGGCCCATtctccatcctcttctccgtcATTCGCACAACCGGTTTACGAGGGCTATGGCTGGGACAAACAGGAACTCTCATCCGAGAGACAGGCGGAACAGCAGCATGGTTCGGCACGAAGGAGTACATCGCAGGTGTCCTCCTGGCTAGACGGCGGCGTCTGGAAGAGTCATCGGGCGCATCAGGTCAAACGTCGATGACACTCCGCCCATGGGAGTCGGCGCTCTCGGGCGCCTGTGCGGGAGCGGCGTTCAACTTTGCGCTGTTCCCGGCTGATACGGTGAAGAGTGCGATGCAGACTGCGGAGGAGCTGAGGCCTGCAGGTGCTTCGGCGCCCAAACCCACTTTCGGTGGGACGTTTATGGCGATGTATCGTGCACAGGGGATCAAGGGGCTCTATGCTGGGTGTGGGATCACGGTTGCGAGGAGTATACCTAGCAGCGCtattattttcttgatttatGATGGGCTGAGGAAGCATTTTGGAtga
- a CDS encoding ADP-ribosylarginine hydrolase Tri1 → MAESTRAPKPSAKRFSKLDLLHYISSFPYKTITLRDALAIPSRIRPAPEDDVDREAWYWQHHPLLRLIADTQRPGTVSTKTKGFAYTIPPVKQLPSTGYVLDSAVAALYCFFATSTFEDGALLAVNLGDDADTVGAIFAGLAACWYSAEEGDGDRVFWTTRVKSWCEDLVRRDIIDTVAKDLAAMEYEFNL, encoded by the coding sequence ATGGCGGAGAGTACACGTGCCCCCAAACCCTCCGCTAAACGATTCTCAAAACTTGACCTACTTCACTACATTTCTAGCTTCCCTTATAAGACTATTACACTCCGGGATGCCCTAGCGATTCCCTCTCGTATCCGTCCTGCTCCTGAAGATGATGTCGATCGCGAGGCCTGGTATTGGCAGCACCATCCATTACTCCGACTCATCGCGGACACCCAACGACCAGGAACAGTTTCCACGAAGACAAAGGGTTTTGCTTATACTATCCCTCCAGTCAAGCAGCTGCCTTCGACAGGATACGTCCTAGATTCTGCCGTAGCTGCGCTCTACTGCTTTTTTGCCACATCGACATTTGAAGACGGTGCATTGTTGGCGGTGAACCTTGGTGACGATGCGGATACTGTTGGCGCTATCTTCGCAGGTCTGGCTGCTTGCTGGTATTCAGcagaggaaggagatggagataGAGTGTTCTGGACGACACGAGTCAAATCATGGTGCGAAGACTTGGTACGCCGTGATATTATCGACACGGTGGCCAAGGATCTGGCAGCAATGGAATATGAATTTAACTTGTAA
- a CDS encoding ADP-ribosylarginine hydrolase Tri1, which translates to MAPFGKNDAESVSGVQLQPDTPNIGSLRTQYPTHASSATKIQLTILATALVDALGGPAEFRGRFSFPFIDTMKPNKTFGLPAGVWTDDTSMTLCLAESLTTYQPPTQSSEKGGFDELHQLELYNRWRNEGHLSAIGSCFDVGATINKALYIYESSKPEEALDRIQSNLSSVNFSGNGSLMRIVPIGLLYWRDEALARDYARRSSRATHPSPLCLEMCEMWTGAIATIMAESTRAPKPSAKRFSKLDLLHYISSFPYKTITLRDALAIPSRIRPAPEDDVDREAWYWQHHPLLRLIADTQRPGTVSTKTKGFAYTIPPVKQLPSTGYVLDSAVAALYCFFATSTFEDGALLAVNLGDDADTVGAIFAGLAACWYSAEEGDGDRVFWTTRVKSWCEDLVRRDIIDTVAKDLSAMKDKVGS; encoded by the coding sequence ATGGCACCttttggaaagaatgacGCTGAGAGTGTGTCGGGCGTCCAATTGCAACCAGACACGCCAAACATTGGATCGCTCCGCACACAGTACCCAACACATGCGTCCTCAGCTACCAAAATTCAGTTAACCATCCTTGCCACCGCACTCGTCGATGCACTCGGTGGCCCTGCTGAATTCCGCGGCCGGTTCTCATTCCCCTTCATCGATACCATGAAGCCCAATAAAACTTTTGGCCTCCCCGCTGGGGTATGGACAGACGACACCTCCATGACACTCTGTCTTGCAGAATCTTTGACCACCTACCAGCCACCAACCCAGTCATCCGAGAAAGGTGGATTCGACGAACTGCATCAACTTGAACTCTATAATCGATGGCGTAACGAAGGCCATCTATCAGCGATCGGGAGCTGCTTTGACGTCGGGGCAACTATCAATAAAGCACTATATATCTATGAGTCATCGAAACCTGAAGAAGCGCTTGATCGCATTCAGAGCAACTTGTCGAGCGTCAACTTCTCTGGCAATGGGAGCTTGATGCGCATCGTACCCATAGGTCTTCTCTACTGGCGTGATGAAGCTTTAGCAAGGGACTACGCAAGAAGGAGCAGTCGGGCGACGCATCCTAGTCCCTTGTGTCTTGAAATGTGCGAGATGTGGACCGGTGCGATCGCCACCATCATGGCGGAGAGTACACGTGCCCCCAAACCCTCCGCTAAACGATTCTCAAAACTTGACCTCCTTCACTACATTTCTAGCTTCCCTTATAAGACGATTACACTCCGGGATGCCCTAGCGATTCCTTCTCGTATCCGTCCTGCTCCTGAAGATGATGTCGATCGCGAGGCCTGGTATTGGCAGCACCATCCATTACTCCGACTCATCGCGGACACCCAACGACCAGGAACAGTTTCCACGAAGACAAAGGGTTTTGCTTATACTATCCCTCCGGTCAAGCAGCTGCCTTCGACCGGATACGTCCTAGATTCTGCTGTAGCTGCGCTCTACTGCTTTTTTGCCACATCGACATTTGAAGACGGTGCATTGTTGGCGGTGAACCTTGGTGACGATGCGGATACTGTTGGCGCTATCTTCGCAGGTCTGGCTGCTTGCTGGTATTCAGcagaggaaggagatggagataGAGTGTTCTGGACGACACGAGTCAAATCATGGTGCGAAGACTTGGTACGCCGTGATATTATCGACACGGTGGCCAAGGATCTGTCAGCAATGAAAGATAAAGTTGGCTCGTAA
- a CDS encoding putative thiol methyltransferase 2, which translates to MSQPGPDQPLQPKHIVKPDDQSTWETAWQKGVTPWDAGEAQPSLKEAVEKSGLEFPKTGRALVPGCGSGYDLTYIAQATGLSVLGLEIAETALKRANKLIDEAKSVNPKISASISNQDFFTFDPPENERFDLVYDHTFFCAIPPSTRKAWGSQMSKLVKPGGHLIVIVFPMLSYTPDGPPYYIRPEHYEELLSDNFEKLLDKIPEVSSPSHVDKERLVVWRRRA; encoded by the exons ATGTCACAACCTGGACCAGACCAACCTCTTCAGCCCAAACACATCGTTAAACCGGATGATCAGTCGACTTGGGAAACAGCTTG GCAGAAAGGCGTTACCCCTTGGGACGCTGGCGAGGCGCAGCCGTCGCTCAAGGAAGCAGTCGAGAAAAGCGGATTGGAATTTCCAAAGACAGGAAGGGCGTTGGTTCCGGGATGTGGGTCTGGATACGATCTCACCTACATCGCACAGGCGACTGGTCTGAGCGTCCTTGGGTTGGAGATTGCTGAAACTGCACTCAAGCGAGCAAATAA GTTGATTGATGAAGCCAAATCTGTAAATCCCAAGATTTCAGCCAGTATCAGTAACCAGGACTTCTTCACGTTTGACCCTCCGGAGAACGAAAGGTTTGACCTGGTGTATGACCATAC ATTCTTTTGCGCTATTCCACCCTCGACGCGTAAGGCGTGGGGAAGTCAGATGTCGAAGCTCGTCAAGCCAGGAGGACATCTCATCGTGATTGTTTTTCCGATGCTAAGCTACACCCCTGATGGCCCCCCATATTATATCAGACCAGAGCACTACGAGGAATTGCTCTCGGACAACTTTGAGAAGCTATTGGATAAAATTCCAGAGGTCTCTTCGCCTTCACATGTAGACAAGGAGAGGCTTGTTgtgtggagaagaagagcttGA
- a CDS encoding ATP synthase subunit K, mitochondrial — translation MSYTILGRSIKNEYLALGTFGITFGSAYLATRGGSKTAQAKPVTVEQAKQTVPINAGSSEEEQFILNFIKEAEKEGAGSASSH, via the exons ATGTCATA CACAATCCTCGGCCGTAGCATCAAAAACGAGTACCTCGCCCTTGGTACATTCGGAATCACCTTCGGTTCTGCATACCTTGCTACTCGTGGAGGAAGCAAGACTGCCCAAGCCAAACCCGTCACTGTTGAGCAGGCTAAGCAGACTGTCCCTATCAACGCTGGATCTTC CGAAGAGGAACAATT TATCCTCAACTTCATCAAGGAGGCTGAGAAGGAGGGCGCTGGTTCCGCATCTAGCCATTAG